In Haloplasma contractile SSD-17B, the following are encoded in one genomic region:
- a CDS encoding GyrI-like domain-containing protein yields MKVGFYTLNPEIVIKESFTIIGLKYEGRNENNEIIKLWQRLSERVKEIKNRTIPNVSYGYDTWTEKINDTGEFTYIAGVKVESDTHVPEGMTCIKVPCNKYAVFTIGSILEDVGEMVGNIYKNRLPELGLEIADHYDFEYYKENFKPNDKNSKIYFFVPIK; encoded by the coding sequence ATGAAAGTAGGTTTTTATACGTTGAATCCAGAGATTGTAATAAAAGAAAGTTTTACAATTATAGGACTGAAATATGAAGGAAGAAACGAGAACAATGAAATAATAAAGTTATGGCAAAGACTATCAGAAAGAGTAAAAGAAATTAAAAATAGAACAATCCCTAATGTAAGTTATGGTTATGATACTTGGACAGAAAAAATAAATGATACGGGTGAATTTACTTATATTGCAGGTGTTAAAGTAGAAAGTGACACACATGTACCAGAGGGTATGACTTGCATCAAGGTACCGTGTAATAAATATGCAGTATTTACAATCGGTTCGATCTTAGAGGATGTAGGAGAGATGGTAGGAAATATTTATAAAAATCGGTTACCAGAGTTGGGACTTGAAATAGCTGATCACTATGATTTTGAATACTACAAAGAAAACTTTAAACCAAATGATAAAAATTCGAAAATATACTTTTTTGTACCAATTAAATAA
- a CDS encoding ABC transporter permease, translating into MQAFKLFYKIVPRKFLGVFIIYTIIFVGLMTFFTKSGFTQGDDVFELSEVKVSVINNDNSTLANGLERYINDISKPVEIKTDEESMKDALFFRETEFIVIIPEGFENKFTASDQQVIQTMSVPDSASSEYAKTIIDRYLNTAKVYVLAEPEMSIQEINDMVLNDLSMKATVSLYDHVQSNNLSSLNTYFNFLSYILLAMLISMIGRIMLIFNNKDIKMRNYCAPLSSNRYNYQLIFSNLLLAFIVWIIFVILSFIVTNATLLQTSSFLFIVNSLVLTIVCISISFLVSSFATKKSIDPIGNCISLGLSFLGGSFVPQVLLSDYLKTIGTFNPIFWYVRVNDTIASTGNTYSTLEPIIYGILVQLAFAAALLAISLVIIKQKRQAH; encoded by the coding sequence ATGCAAGCATTTAAACTTTTTTATAAAATTGTCCCTCGAAAATTTTTAGGAGTATTTATTATCTATACTATTATTTTTGTTGGACTTATGACCTTTTTCACAAAGAGTGGCTTTACTCAGGGAGATGATGTTTTTGAACTTTCAGAAGTTAAGGTTTCTGTTATAAATAATGATAACAGCACTTTAGCTAATGGATTAGAGCGTTATATTAATGACATTTCAAAACCTGTAGAAATTAAAACGGACGAAGAAAGTATGAAAGATGCACTATTCTTTAGAGAAACAGAATTTATTGTTATTATTCCTGAAGGATTTGAAAACAAATTTACAGCATCAGACCAACAAGTCATACAAACGATGTCTGTTCCTGATTCTGCAAGTTCAGAATATGCAAAGACAATTATTGACCGGTATTTAAATACTGCTAAGGTTTATGTTTTAGCAGAACCTGAAATGTCAATTCAAGAAATCAATGATATGGTTCTTAACGATTTATCAATGAAGGCTACTGTGTCCTTATATGATCATGTTCAAAGCAATAATTTATCTAGTCTTAATACCTACTTTAACTTTTTATCCTATATTTTATTAGCAATGCTTATATCCATGATCGGACGAATAATGTTAATTTTTAATAATAAGGACATTAAAATGCGCAATTATTGTGCACCACTAAGTAGTAATAGGTATAACTATCAACTAATTTTCAGTAATCTCTTACTTGCTTTTATAGTTTGGATCATCTTTGTTATTCTGTCTTTTATAGTAACTAATGCTACGCTATTACAAACAAGCTCATTCTTGTTTATAGTCAATTCACTTGTGTTAACTATTGTTTGTATAAGTATTAGTTTTCTAGTATCATCCTTTGCAACAAAGAAATCAATTGATCCTATTGGGAACTGTATCTCCCTTGGATTATCCTTTTTAGGTGGTTCATTTGTTCCTCAAGTACTTCTTAGTGATTACTTAAAAACAATTGGAACCTTCAATCCAATATTCTGGTATGTAAGAGTTAATGATACAATTGCAAGTACTGGTAATACTTACTCCACGCTTGAACCGATTATTTATGGGATTCTCGTTCAACTTGCCTTTGCTGCTGCACTTTTAGCTATCTCCTTAGTGATCATTAAACAAAAACGACAAGCTCATTAA
- a CDS encoding aminotransferase class I/II-fold pyridoxal phosphate-dependent enzyme, with protein sequence MSYEDIFNKCKSSEGYFGEFRAAGDRYYTMPVLESIPGTTMKFQGKDCIMWSVNNYLGLAENEEIKQVAVDTVKEWGVSGPMGSRMMSGNTLNHIELEQQLASFAQKEAAILFNYGYLGVIGTINSIVDEEDIIIMDKLAHASIVDGARGAISDRRKLRVFRHNDMDSLEHTLKKVNKIRKKGVIVLTEGVYGMTGDVAKLDEICRLKDQYDARLFVDDAHGFGVMGDNGRGTAEYFGVQDKVDLYFGTFAKAFASIGGFTAANKEVVEWIRYNARTQVFAKSLPMIYTKSLIKTLSLVENGGERRKRLFDVSRKLSEGLRELGFYVGKVESPIVAVFIPEASVKIAMEWIKYLREKGVFVTAVAYPVIPRNYIMFRMIPTASHTDEDVEKTIVAFKSLRNDRNINLDDVDWSGVEKLYGDR encoded by the coding sequence ATGAGTTACGAGGATATTTTTAATAAGTGTAAATCAAGTGAAGGATATTTTGGTGAATTCCGTGCTGCAGGTGATCGCTATTATACAATGCCTGTATTGGAATCTATTCCAGGTACAACTATGAAATTCCAAGGAAAAGATTGTATTATGTGGTCTGTTAATAACTATTTAGGTCTAGCCGAAAATGAAGAAATTAAACAAGTTGCTGTAGATACTGTAAAAGAATGGGGAGTAAGTGGTCCTATGGGATCAAGAATGATGAGCGGAAATACTTTGAATCATATAGAGTTAGAACAACAACTTGCTAGTTTTGCTCAAAAAGAAGCTGCTATTTTATTTAATTATGGTTATCTTGGGGTAATTGGAACAATAAATTCAATAGTAGATGAGGAAGATATTATTATAATGGATAAATTAGCTCATGCATCAATAGTTGATGGTGCACGTGGAGCGATATCTGACAGAAGAAAATTAAGAGTATTTAGACATAATGATATGGATAGTCTTGAACATACATTAAAAAAAGTTAATAAAATTCGTAAAAAAGGTGTAATCGTTCTTACTGAAGGTGTATATGGAATGACTGGTGACGTTGCTAAATTAGATGAAATATGCAGACTTAAAGATCAATATGATGCAAGGTTGTTTGTAGATGATGCCCATGGCTTTGGCGTTATGGGTGACAATGGTAGAGGAACTGCTGAATATTTTGGAGTACAAGATAAAGTTGATTTATATTTCGGGACATTTGCAAAAGCGTTTGCCTCAATAGGAGGATTTACGGCTGCAAATAAGGAAGTAGTAGAGTGGATTAGATATAATGCAAGAACTCAAGTGTTTGCGAAAAGTTTACCAATGATTTACACAAAAAGTCTAATTAAGACGTTGTCTTTAGTCGAAAATGGAGGAGAAAGACGGAAAAGACTATTTGATGTATCAAGAAAACTTTCAGAGGGCTTAAGAGAACTAGGTTTCTACGTAGGAAAAGTTGAATCTCCAATCGTTGCTGTATTTATTCCTGAGGCTAGTGTGAAAATCGCAATGGAATGGATAAAATACCTTAGAGAAAAAGGAGTTTTCGTTACTGCTGTAGCATATCCTGTTATACCTAGGAATTATATTATGTTTAGAATGATTCCAACCGCTTCTCATACTGATGAAGATGTTGAAAAAACCATCGTAGCATTCAAGAGTTTACGTAATGATCGAAATATAAACCTTGATGATGTTGACTGGAGCGGTGTTGAAAAACTCTATGGAGATCGATAA
- a CDS encoding ABC transporter ATP-binding protein — protein sequence MIVKIENLVKRYDELIALDHLNLVINEGEIFGLLGPNGSGKTTAINCLLSLLKFNKGTIEIFGKEMKPSAYDIKRDIGIVMQNVAVFDELTVYENIDYFCGLYVKDKNTRKDLVKEAIEFVALKDYVKFYPPKLSGGLLRRLNIACGIAHKPKLIILDEPTVAVDPQSRNNILEGIKKLNEQGATIIYTSHYMEEIEQLCSRLAILDKGKVIASGTKEEIKGMISIGEKIVVETFNINENHIDKIRDIPNVIDVELRDNNLTIRQKNGASNLINILSFITDHDISYGKIYSELPTLNDVFLEITGKELRD from the coding sequence ATGATTGTTAAAATTGAAAACTTAGTAAAACGATATGATGAACTAATTGCTCTTGATCATTTAAACCTTGTTATTAACGAGGGTGAGATCTTTGGGCTTTTAGGACCAAATGGATCAGGGAAAACGACAGCTATAAACTGCTTGCTATCTCTCCTTAAATTTAATAAAGGGACCATCGAAATCTTTGGAAAAGAGATGAAGCCTTCTGCCTATGACATAAAACGTGATATTGGCATTGTTATGCAGAATGTTGCTGTTTTTGATGAACTGACTGTTTATGAGAACATTGATTACTTCTGTGGTCTTTATGTTAAGGATAAAAATACACGGAAGGATTTAGTAAAAGAAGCAATAGAATTTGTAGCATTAAAGGATTATGTGAAATTTTATCCCCCAAAATTAAGTGGAGGATTATTAAGAAGACTTAACATTGCTTGTGGAATTGCACATAAACCTAAATTAATTATCTTAGATGAACCGACGGTTGCCGTTGACCCTCAAAGTAGAAATAACATTCTAGAAGGAATAAAAAAACTTAATGAACAAGGGGCAACTATTATTTACACTTCTCATTATATGGAGGAGATAGAACAACTTTGTTCTAGACTTGCTATTCTAGATAAGGGTAAAGTCATTGCATCGGGTACTAAGGAAGAAATTAAAGGAATGATTTCAATAGGTGAAAAAATTGTTGTTGAAACGTTTAATATAAACGAAAATCATATCGATAAAATACGTGATATACCAAACGTAATTGACGTTGAACTAAGAGATAATAATCTAACAATTAGACAAAAAAATGGTGCAAGCAACCTTATTAATATCTTGAGTTTTATAACTGATCATGATATTAGCTATGGAAAAATTTATTCAGAGTTACCAACTTTAAATGATGTATTCCTTGAAATAACAGGGAAAGAATTAAGAGATTAA
- a CDS encoding sensor histidine kinase, producing MGNILNKLLILLGAIVILLFEFTPYQAVIALMVAVAISGLLDYFNNEKVVKALFTTYLILSGFYPQFVFFLPLISYDLFKSKSQLLTLIAIIPFALHFNEFSLGTIGGLIVIYLMVYLLKLRAMNESKLREDYINQRDYLTELSISLEKKNNELIINQDVEVHLATLNERNRIAREIHDNVGHLLSSSILQIGAIIAVSKEEDTVKSLEVVKNTLNEGMNSIRNSVHDLHEESIDLYAEIKKIIRNFAFCKVKLNYDIYGELPAKTKYAIIAIIKEALSNVIKHSDGDYVSITLYEHPKLFQLVIYDNGKKKKNIENSKGMGLESIKQRVTLLNGIININQSKGFKLFISFMKS from the coding sequence ATGGGGAATATATTAAACAAACTATTAATTTTATTAGGAGCAATTGTTATTCTTTTATTTGAATTTACTCCTTATCAAGCAGTTATTGCTTTGATGGTTGCCGTTGCTATAAGTGGACTATTAGACTATTTTAATAATGAAAAAGTGGTTAAAGCGTTATTTACAACTTATTTAATACTGTCAGGATTTTATCCTCAGTTTGTATTCTTTTTACCCCTAATAAGCTATGACCTATTTAAGTCTAAAAGTCAACTACTAACACTGATTGCAATTATTCCTTTCGCGCTTCACTTCAATGAGTTTTCTTTAGGCACCATAGGAGGATTAATTGTGATCTACTTAATGGTATACCTATTAAAATTACGAGCAATGAATGAAAGCAAACTAAGAGAAGATTATATCAATCAAAGAGATTACTTAACGGAGCTTTCCATATCCCTTGAAAAAAAGAATAATGAGTTGATTATTAATCAGGATGTAGAGGTTCACCTTGCTACGCTAAACGAGAGAAATAGAATTGCACGAGAGATTCATGATAATGTAGGGCACCTACTATCAAGTTCTATTTTACAAATTGGAGCTATTATAGCTGTAAGCAAAGAGGAAGATACTGTAAAAAGCCTTGAGGTTGTTAAAAATACCTTGAATGAAGGAATGAATTCCATAAGAAATAGTGTTCATGACTTACATGAGGAGTCGATCGATCTTTACGCAGAAATCAAGAAGATTATTAGAAATTTCGCATTTTGTAAAGTAAAGTTAAATTATGATATATATGGTGAATTACCTGCGAAGACTAAATACGCAATTATAGCGATCATCAAGGAGGCCCTTTCTAATGTTATAAAACATTCTGATGGTGATTATGTTTCTATAACTCTATATGAACATCCTAAGCTTTTTCAACTTGTTATCTATGATAATGGAAAGAAAAAAAAGAATATAGAAAATAGTAAGGGAATGGGTCTTGAAAGTATAAAACAACGCGTCACGTTATTAAATGGAATCATAAATATTAATCAATCAAAAGGGTTTAAACTATTTATATCATTTATGAAATCCTAA
- a CDS encoding response regulator transcription factor has product MKIIIVDDDQLVSSSLKTIIETYDGFYVLGIANSGEDAIKLYKRHQPDILVMDIRMDKMSGLEAAEKIIKTFANAKILFLTTFMDDEYIIKALKIGAKGYILKQHYNSIIPALNAVYSGQNVFGEEIINKLPSVMSKHSNKKNYRDYGIVEKEFEIITSVSKGLSNKEIAKELYLGEGTVRNYISVILEKLDLRDRTQLAIFYFNHLS; this is encoded by the coding sequence ATGAAAATAATAATTGTAGACGACGATCAGCTTGTCTCGTCATCATTAAAAACAATCATTGAAACATATGATGGGTTTTACGTGTTAGGCATAGCGAATAGTGGAGAAGATGCAATAAAACTTTATAAAAGGCATCAACCTGATATCCTTGTTATGGATATAAGAATGGATAAAATGAGCGGTCTAGAGGCGGCTGAAAAAATAATAAAAACCTTCGCTAATGCAAAGATTCTATTCTTAACCACTTTTATGGATGATGAATACATCATTAAAGCACTGAAAATAGGAGCCAAGGGATATATTTTAAAACAACATTACAATAGTATAATACCGGCACTGAATGCCGTTTATTCAGGACAGAATGTCTTTGGTGAGGAAATAATAAATAAGCTTCCATCCGTTATGTCTAAACATTCAAATAAAAAAAATTATCGAGACTATGGGATTGTAGAAAAAGAGTTTGAGATTATAACTTCAGTTTCAAAGGGGCTCTCAAATAAGGAAATTGCAAAAGAGTTATATTTAGGTGAGGGTACAGTACGAAACTACATAAGTGTTATTCTAGAAAAACTCGATTTAAGAGACCGAACTCAACTCGCTATCTTTTACTTTAATCATTTATCGTAG
- a CDS encoding GNAT family N-acetyltransferase: MNYYFRRIKSLDIDSIWSLIERLKAEKAEMSFTDYTSKEDIMNLVDNPSQLTYAAVTKEEPFRVLCLVKGRRKMSIERSHCVFLSAATHPDARGSGLAANLTNFALNQMKNEGVTIARIYVYSNNKASINAIKKLDFVHAGTVLRHYMDPLTGDYVDDLIFHKILDD, encoded by the coding sequence ATGAATTATTATTTTCGTAGGATTAAGTCTTTAGATATAGACAGTATCTGGTCATTAATTGAGCGATTAAAAGCAGAAAAGGCTGAAATGTCTTTTACCGATTATACAAGTAAAGAAGATATTATGAATTTAGTAGACAATCCATCGCAACTTACCTATGCTGCTGTAACTAAGGAAGAGCCCTTCCGTGTTTTATGTCTTGTAAAAGGAAGGCGTAAAATGAGTATTGAACGATCCCATTGTGTATTCTTATCTGCGGCCACTCATCCTGATGCTCGTGGTTCTGGGCTCGCTGCAAATCTAACTAATTTTGCTTTAAATCAAATGAAGAACGAAGGAGTTACCATAGCCAGAATCTATGTTTATAGCAATAATAAAGCTTCTATTAATGCTATTAAAAAACTTGACTTTGTTCACGCCGGAACCGTATTAAGACATTATATGGATCCTCTTACTGGTGACTACGTTGATGACCTTATTTTTCATAAAATTCTTGATGATTAA
- a CDS encoding GNAT family N-acetyltransferase: MTLDTKLNNFTIRLAEESDVPLIMKFIKELASYEKMLNEVEATEEVLKESLFERKAAEVIIGEYENKPVAFALFFHNFSTFVGRPGIYLEDLYVKPEMRGKGMGKIMLSFLAKLAVERNCGRLEWVCLDWNESSIKFYKQMGAVPMDEWTVYRVHDQALDRLALKFKK; encoded by the coding sequence ATGACACTGGATACTAAGTTGAATAATTTCACAATCAGATTAGCAGAAGAAAGTGATGTTCCATTAATCATGAAGTTTATAAAGGAATTAGCTAGTTATGAAAAAATGTTAAATGAGGTAGAGGCAACAGAAGAAGTTCTAAAAGAATCCCTATTTGAGAGAAAAGCAGCTGAAGTAATTATAGGTGAGTATGAAAATAAACCTGTAGCTTTTGCATTGTTTTTTCATAATTTTTCTACATTCGTGGGAAGACCGGGCATCTACTTGGAAGACTTATATGTGAAACCAGAGATGCGTGGCAAGGGAATGGGAAAGATTATGCTTTCTTTTCTTGCAAAGCTAGCTGTTGAAAGGAATTGTGGAAGATTAGAATGGGTGTGCTTGGATTGGAATGAGTCCTCAATTAAATTCTACAAACAAATGGGAGCAGTTCCGATGGATGAATGGACAGTTTATAGAGTACATGATCAGGCTTTAGACCGATTAGCTCTGAAATTTAAAAAGTAA
- a CDS encoding ABC transporter permease: MSYHIFKYSFKSLLKDKMALFWMLFFPIILATFFNLAFENLMSGEAFDQVKIAITTDEEMPEGLEQAMVDSNLFIISYLTEKEAIEHLTDEDITGYIKYTDGLELIILESGLNQSIAKVFLDNYVQVSTTIYTIIEGNPQLVQTGFLEDINLNEDFTEEIPINNTMNMIVVYYYALLAMTCLFSAVAGCYICTLIQANQTPLAARINLAPTHKLKSFLSMISATIVFQFMSVIILITYITQILNVDFGDRIIHIGALCLIGCFTGTMFGAMFGSLTKLKTDVKEMLVSNMVMIMCFLSGLMIPQIKYLVQEKAPFIAYINPANLITDGLYALYYYETFERYYLNLVLLGILGLIFCAITTLVLRRQKYASI; this comes from the coding sequence ATGTCATATCATATTTTCAAATATAGTTTTAAATCCTTATTAAAGGATAAAATGGCCTTATTCTGGATGCTTTTCTTCCCTATTATTTTGGCAACATTCTTTAATTTAGCGTTTGAGAATCTAATGTCTGGTGAAGCCTTTGATCAGGTGAAGATTGCCATTACCACAGATGAGGAAATGCCTGAAGGACTAGAGCAGGCAATGGTAGATAGTAATCTATTCATAATATCCTACTTAACAGAAAAAGAAGCTATAGAACACTTAACTGATGAAGACATTACAGGTTATATAAAATATACAGATGGGCTTGAGCTTATTATATTAGAGTCAGGTCTTAATCAATCGATTGCAAAAGTATTTTTAGACAATTACGTTCAGGTCTCCACTACAATCTATACGATTATAGAAGGGAATCCCCAGTTAGTACAAACAGGCTTTTTAGAAGACATTAATTTAAACGAAGACTTTACAGAAGAAATACCTATAAATAATACTATGAATATGATCGTAGTATATTACTATGCGTTATTAGCTATGACTTGCTTATTCTCAGCTGTTGCAGGTTGTTATATTTGTACACTAATTCAGGCAAACCAAACTCCACTTGCAGCAAGAATTAATCTTGCTCCCACTCACAAACTAAAGTCTTTTTTATCGATGATCTCTGCTACAATTGTTTTTCAATTCATGTCCGTTATTATATTAATTACCTATATTACACAAATCTTAAATGTAGACTTCGGTGATCGAATAATCCATATTGGGGCACTTTGTTTAATAGGATGTTTTACCGGTACCATGTTTGGTGCTATGTTTGGTTCTCTTACGAAACTTAAGACTGATGTCAAGGAAATGCTTGTTTCCAATATGGTTATGATCATGTGCTTTTTATCTGGATTAATGATTCCACAAATAAAATATCTTGTTCAAGAAAAAGCGCCATTTATTGCCTATATTAATCCGGCGAATCTTATTACCGATGGTCTTTACGCACTTTACTACTATGAAACTTTTGAGAGATATTACCTTAACCTAGTTTTATTAGGAATTCTAGGGCTGATCTTTTGTGCCATTACCACCCTCGTTTTAAGGAGGCAAAAATATGCAAGCATTTAA
- a CDS encoding CDP-alcohol phosphatidyltransferase family protein, whose translation MKSIANYISISRIFLSLLLALTEPLGIEFIVIYLICGISDALDGYIARKTNTTSTLGEKLDSVADLIMIVVLMILLYPIIKLTIGIVVWIIIIGLIRVLSIMVVYLKYKTVVILHTYGNKVTGLLLFIYPLSLAFSRSDVLMYIICLVASISALEELYIHLVSNELNSNKKWI comes from the coding sequence ATGAAGTCAATAGCAAATTATATCTCAATTAGTAGAATATTTCTTTCTTTGTTATTAGCATTGACAGAACCATTAGGTATAGAATTTATCGTAATTTATCTTATATGTGGAATTAGTGATGCTCTTGATGGATATATTGCAAGAAAAACCAATACAACAAGTACATTAGGTGAAAAACTTGATTCAGTAGCAGATTTGATAATGATTGTGGTACTTATGATTTTACTATATCCAATAATCAAGCTAACAATTGGGATCGTTGTTTGGATAATAATCATCGGACTAATAAGAGTTCTATCAATAATGGTTGTATATTTAAAGTATAAAACTGTTGTTATCCTTCATACTTATGGAAATAAAGTCACAGGGCTTTTATTATTTATATATCCCCTATCACTTGCCTTTTCTCGGTCAGATGTGCTGATGTACATAATATGTTTAGTCGCAAGTATATCTGCACTAGAAGAATTATACATACACCTAGTGTCAAATGAGTTGAATTCAAATAAGAAATGGATATAG
- a CDS encoding SDR family NAD(P)-dependent oxidoreductase, which translates to MEDRKKVALVTGASRGIGKAIAKVLVKEGYSVIGTSRNPEGLKNKIPGVNYVSLDLYDTESIDNLLKGINSIDVLINNAGESQMGPVEEVSMEKLRKLYDLLFFGQVMLIKGVLPVMRSQGEGTIINITSLASQTPVPFSSVYASCKAALETLTRGMRHEVYKYGVNLVTVAPSYIKTDIRQEKICSKKSSYIEDFTNVKNIRDARISNGTNPCNVAKKMMKIIKQKNPAPFYAVGKNAVLITFLHKMIPGKLSEKILRLIFKLG; encoded by the coding sequence ATGGAAGATAGAAAGAAAGTTGCATTAGTCACAGGAGCTTCAAGAGGAATAGGAAAAGCTATTGCAAAAGTACTTGTTAAAGAAGGATACAGTGTAATTGGAACATCCCGTAATCCTGAAGGATTAAAAAACAAAATCCCCGGCGTAAACTACGTATCTCTTGATTTATATGATACTGAAAGTATAGATAATCTTCTAAAGGGTATTAACTCTATAGATGTGTTAATAAACAATGCTGGAGAAAGTCAGATGGGTCCTGTTGAAGAAGTATCGATGGAAAAATTAAGAAAACTTTATGACTTATTATTCTTTGGTCAAGTTATGCTCATTAAAGGGGTTTTGCCTGTTATGCGTTCACAAGGTGAAGGGACGATTATTAATATTACATCCTTGGCTAGTCAAACGCCAGTTCCTTTCTCTTCGGTCTATGCTTCATGTAAAGCAGCATTAGAAACGTTAACTCGTGGAATGAGACATGAAGTTTATAAATACGGAGTAAATCTTGTAACAGTCGCTCCTTCTTATATTAAAACAGACATAAGACAAGAAAAGATTTGTTCAAAAAAATCAAGTTATATTGAAGATTTTACAAATGTAAAGAATATAAGAGATGCTCGAATCTCTAATGGTACGAATCCTTGTAATGTAGCAAAAAAAATGATGAAAATTATTAAACAAAAAAATCCTGCTCCGTTTTATGCTGTAGGAAAGAATGCAGTATTAATCACATTTCTACATAAAATGATACCAGGAAAGTTATCGGAAAAAATTCTGAGACTAATTTTTAAATTAGGTTAG
- a CDS encoding class I SAM-dependent methyltransferase, producing MDFLKVNQKVWEQKVADNYIWSQAVTSEEVEKAKNGDWNIVLTPKKHVPKDWFPKSLEGKKVLCLASGGGQQGPILAATGAEVTVFDYCEAQLGQDRLVAERDSLDIRTIQGDMRDLSVFEDESFDLIVHPWSNGYVDDVLPVWKEAYRVLKKGGTLISGFSNPVEFIFDLKEMLDGRLVVRHKLPYSDLTSISEEELQELVLNQGEGICFSHTLENQIQGQISAGFAIAGFYEDIGGTMLDQYMNGSIATKAIKL from the coding sequence ATGGATTTTTTAAAGGTTAATCAAAAGGTATGGGAACAAAAGGTAGCAGACAATTACATATGGAGTCAGGCTGTTACAAGTGAAGAAGTGGAGAAGGCTAAAAATGGAGATTGGAATATTGTTTTAACGCCTAAAAAACATGTTCCCAAAGACTGGTTTCCCAAGAGTTTAGAAGGAAAAAAAGTGTTATGCTTAGCTTCAGGCGGAGGACAGCAAGGGCCCATTTTAGCAGCTACAGGTGCAGAGGTAACAGTTTTTGATTATTGTGAAGCGCAACTAGGGCAAGATCGACTTGTTGCAGAACGGGATAGTTTAGATATTAGAACTATACAAGGTGATATGAGGGATTTATCTGTATTCGAGGATGAGAGTTTTGATTTAATTGTACATCCTTGGTCGAATGGTTATGTTGATGATGTCCTTCCTGTATGGAAAGAAGCATACCGAGTACTAAAAAAGGGTGGTACATTGATATCTGGATTTTCAAACCCAGTAGAATTTATATTTGACTTAAAAGAAATGTTGGATGGAAGACTAGTTGTACGTCATAAACTTCCTTACTCAGATCTAACAAGTATTTCGGAAGAAGAGCTTCAAGAACTTGTATTAAATCAAGGAGAAGGAATTTGTTTTTCGCATACATTAGAAAATCAGATACAAGGACAGATATCAGCCGGGTTTGCTATTGCAGGGTTTTATGAAGATATAGGTGGTACTATGCTTGATCAGTACATGAATGGATCAATTGCTACTAAAGCTATAAAATTGTAG